The sequence below is a genomic window from Deltaproteobacteria bacterium GWC2_55_46.
TCGGCGAGCGACCCGGCGTCATCGGCGGGCGTGCGCCATGTCTCCGGGAGGGGCACGGCAGGCCGCTCGTAGTCGGGACCCAGGGCGCAGCCGACCAGCGCGACCATCGTCAGGAGCGAAGCAAGCACTCGGTGGATCACGGTCGGACCTCCTCAGCCTGAAAACCCAGGTGCAGGGCGGCGAGGAACAGGCCGACCAGAACAGTCAGGGTAAGGGCAACACCGCTCACATAGGCCATTGGTCCCCTCATTCTTGTCCAGAACAGATCATGATGTTGAGCCATTCAATCTTCGCGTCCCGGATCAAGCGCTCCGGCGCTTGATATAGTAAGTGATATTGGCTCCTGACCTTCCACACGCTATGCCCTCGCCGAATCCCCATCGTCTACCAGTTGTCCGTCTCGCAATCGCAAAATCCGGTCGAGGTGGCCGATGATCTTTTCATCGTGGGTTACGGCGATGATCGCCGCGTGCTGCTCGACCGCGAGCTGGCGAAGAAGCTCCATCACGATTCCGGCCCTTTCGGAGTCGAGTGCCGCAGTCGGCTCGTCGGCGAGAATAATCCGCGGCCGATTGGCCAATGCCCGAGCGATCGCCACACGCTGCGCCTCGCCGCCGGAGAGGTGGGCTGGCATGGCGTGTTTGCGATGGCCGACTTGCAGGTACTCAAGCAGATCGACCGCGCGCCGCTTTGCCTCGCCCTTCGGACAGCCCGCCAAGTGAAGGACCAACGCGACATTGTCGGTGCTGTCAAGGAACGGCAGCAAGTTGTGGAACTGGAAGATGAAGCCAATCTTCTCCAGTCTCAGCCGGCGTAAGTCAGGGCGCTGCCATTGGCTATCATAGACGACCTCTCGGTCGAGCCTCATCCATCCCTCCGATGGCTCTACGATGCAGCCGATCACATTGAGTAGCGTGCTCTTGCCGGAACCACTCGGTCCCAGCAGCCCGACCACCTCACCGGCTCCCACGCTGAGCGTCACGTCGCGCAGGGCATCGACGCGCGCCTCGCCTTCGCCGTAATGCTTGGAGACGCCGCGCAACTCGACCAGCGGGTCAGTGAAGGTCGCCGTCTCCATCAGCCGACCAACGCGCGGGCCGGATCGACCCGCACCGCCGCGCGAACAGCCAGAACGGTCGCCAGCAGGCAGACGACGACCACCACGCCGAACAGTATGCCGAGGTCGGGCGGCTCCAGGACGACACGCCGCGGGAACCGGTCCTTCGCCGCCGAGACAAGGGCGGCGCCCGCAATGAACCCGACCACACCCATCAGTAGGGCCTGCTGAAGGATCATGCCGATGATGGTGCGGTCCGGCATGCCGATGAGCTTCAACGTGGCGATCTCGCGCAGCTTATCCATGGTCAGCGTGTAGATGATCAGAGCGATGATCACGGCCGAGACGACGGTCAGGACGCCCATGAACAGGCCGAGTTGGTGACGCGCGTGTTCGATGACGACGGTGGCCAGAATCGCCTCCTGTTCACCCCCGCTGAGCACGGACAGGTGCTTCCAGCGACGAACATCGACCTCCACCGCCTCGACCGGGATGTTGGGCGAGACGCGCGCCACAACGGCGTTGACGATATTCGTGTTCGTTCGCTGGGCACCGCGCGCGGTCTCCCGCCGGGCTTCCGCCGGTGTGAGATCGAACTGCAGGTCCTGGGCGTCGCGCAGCGTCATGTAGATCACGGGATCCGCAGAAGCCGTGACGCTCCCCTGGGTGAGTCCGACGACAGTGTAGACGTCTCGACCGAGCTCCAGCCTGTCCCCGAGCGTAAGGCCGGTCTTGCGATCGGCGATCAACTCGTAATGACTGCGGGTGATGTTCCGCCCAGCGGCCAGGTTTACGGGTCCGCCGGGTCGCCCCGGCTCAAAGCCGACGACCTCCAACTTCAGACGCCGGCCGTCGCGCTCGATCTGCACGGGTTGGAGGGTAACCGAGCCGGCCGTAACGATGCCGTCGATGCGCGCGATCATCTCGCGCGTGTCTCCGGGGATCCGGGACGACTCGGCGAACGGCCCGTGGGTGTCGGCCTGAACCACCCAGAGGTCCGCTTGGATCGACCTGGGCAGAGCCAACGCGTCTGCCAACATTCCGCGGTAGATCCCGGCCATCGTCATCACCACGCCAAGCAGCAGACTCAGGCCCAGACAGGTCATGACAAAGCGCACTGGCTTGTGGCGAATATCGCGGAAGGCGAGGTTCATGGCCGCTCTCCTGGGCGGTTCACAGTGACCGCCCGCCCGGTCCTCAGCCCCGCGTGGGGCCGGACGATGATCTCGGCGCCCGGGGGTAGCCCATCGACGATCTCAAGGCGATCGTCCAGCGTGCGTTGGCCGAACTTGACGGCGCGCTGGGCAAGGTGGCCGTCTTCAACCGTCCAGACGACACCGTTTCGTCCCTCCATGCCGGATACAGCGATCTGCGGCACAAGACGCGCCTCGGCGAGTGCGCTGACCGTGATCACGACCTCGGCCTGCTCGCCGAGATGGAACTC
It includes:
- a CDS encoding ABC transporter, with the translated sequence METATFTDPLVELRGVSKHYGEGEARVDALRDVTLSVGAGEVVGLLGPSGSGKSTLLNVIGCIVEPSEGWMRLDREVVYDSQWQRPDLRRLRLEKIGFIFQFHNLLPFLDSTDNVALVLHLAGCPKGEAKRRAVDLLEYLQVGHRKHAMPAHLSGGEAQRVAIARALANRPRIILADEPTAALDSERAGIVMELLRQLAVEQHAAIIAVTHDEKIIGHLDRILRLRDGQLVDDGDSARA
- a CDS encoding ABC transporter permease, with the protein product MNLAFRDIRHKPVRFVMTCLGLSLLLGVVMTMAGIYRGMLADALALPRSIQADLWVVQADTHGPFAESSRIPGDTREMIARIDGIVTAGSVTLQPVQIERDGRRLKLEVVGFEPGRPGGPVNLAAGRNITRSHYELIADRKTGLTLGDRLELGRDVYTVVGLTQGSVTASADPVIYMTLRDAQDLQFDLTPAEARRETARGAQRTNTNIVNAVVARVSPNIPVEAVEVDVRRWKHLSVLSGGEQEAILATVVIEHARHQLGLFMGVLTVVSAVIIALIIYTLTMDKLREIATLKLIGMPDRTIIGMILQQALLMGVVGFIAGAALVSAAKDRFPRRVVLEPPDLGILFGVVVVVCLLATVLAVRAAVRVDPARALVG